One genomic window of Parcubacteria group bacterium CG10_big_fil_rev_8_21_14_0_10_36_14 includes the following:
- the polA gene encoding DNA polymerase I yields MKKLIIIDGNALLHRAFHAIRPLSDPQGRMVNAVFGFARVLQKIIKDFEPSHLVVCWDRKEKTFRHEAYEEYKAQREAKPQDLYDQIPIIKEMLDAYSIPHYDKVGYEADDLIGTIAKRYEKKVDMVLIVTGDMDTLQLVDEKINVVGFIKGVSEIKNYDIDAVKERYGLLPEQMIDLKALMGDPSDNIKGVLGIGKVGASKLMQKYGNINNIYTSLESGDIDASEKVKEVLRAGKQDAYKSRELVEIVKDVSIEMPLEDMSFGNYNEQAVDNFFIELGFRSLLSHQNIKDEKSETGLQKVTSTEDIKKLIKDIEKSGELGFLIIEGQEGLFGKEIQELWLSFDGRYIKITFGVLKAKEVFNELAPIFKNEKIKKIGHDIKSEMHILAGYGVELNGIYFDTMLAAYILNSGTRRYEIETLCMEYLKKRPGETLLFDIINLKNLFLEKLKKEKLDRVFFDIEMPLLSVLFRMEKTGIKIDEKLLSGLSADFEKRLMQIDKKIYTFAGEEFNIDSPQQLQVILYEKLGLKPKGGRIKRGKTGLSTAVSELTKLLGRHEIIEFIMEHRELTKLKNTYIDTLPKQMDKNNRVHSTFNQTITATGRLSSSEPNVQNIPIRTELGRGIRKAFIADSGYVLASLDYSQIELRLAAALAGEKHMIKAFERGDDIHRETAAEVFGVKPEGVTKEMRRKAKAVNFGVLYGMGVQGLSRSIKSSMAEAQDFLDRYYSSHPAIMEYIDRTKALAYKIGYVETIFGRRRYLPEIKSYIEPVRASAERMAINMPIQGTAADIIKMAMIELQKNVVKDDVRMVLQVHDELVFEIKKGKEKKAVSTIKEVMEHIYKLQVPLEVDVEIGNNWS; encoded by the coding sequence ATGAAGAAACTAATCATTATTGATGGTAATGCGCTTTTACACCGCGCATTTCATGCAATTCGTCCGCTTTCCGACCCCCAAGGTCGGATGGTTAATGCTGTTTTTGGGTTTGCGCGTGTTTTGCAAAAAATTATAAAAGATTTTGAACCAAGCCATTTGGTAGTTTGTTGGGATAGAAAAGAAAAAACTTTTAGGCATGAGGCCTATGAAGAATATAAGGCTCAGCGTGAAGCAAAACCGCAAGATCTTTATGACCAAATCCCAATTATAAAAGAAATGCTGGACGCATATTCTATACCCCATTATGATAAAGTCGGTTATGAAGCCGATGACTTGATAGGCACAATTGCTAAAAGATATGAAAAAAAGGTAGATATGGTTTTGATTGTTACGGGAGATATGGACACACTTCAACTCGTTGATGAAAAAATTAATGTTGTTGGATTTATAAAAGGAGTATCAGAAATAAAAAATTATGATATAGACGCGGTTAAAGAAAGGTATGGCCTTTTGCCTGAACAGATGATTGATTTAAAAGCGCTTATGGGCGATCCGTCGGATAATATAAAGGGAGTTCTCGGAATTGGAAAAGTTGGCGCAAGCAAATTGATGCAAAAATACGGAAACATAAATAATATTTATACATCATTAGAAAGCGGAGATATTGATGCGAGTGAAAAAGTAAAAGAGGTTTTGCGTGCGGGCAAACAAGACGCTTACAAAAGCCGAGAGCTTGTTGAAATAGTTAAAGACGTATCAATAGAGATGCCATTGGAAGATATGAGTTTTGGTAATTATAATGAGCAGGCCGTTGATAATTTTTTTATAGAGCTTGGGTTTAGAAGTCTTCTTTCGCATCAGAATATTAAGGATGAAAAGTCAGAGACAGGATTACAAAAGGTTACCTCAACAGAAGATATAAAAAAATTAATAAAAGATATAGAAAAATCAGGCGAATTAGGTTTTTTAATAATAGAAGGACAAGAGGGCCTTTTTGGAAAAGAAATTCAAGAACTATGGCTTTCATTTGATGGGAGATATATAAAGATAACTTTTGGTGTGCTGAAGGCGAAAGAAGTTTTTAATGAGCTTGCTCCGATTTTTAAGAATGAGAAAATAAAAAAAATCGGACATGATATAAAATCGGAAATGCATATTTTGGCAGGCTATGGAGTAGAATTGAATGGTATATATTTCGATACAATGCTTGCGGCATATATTTTAAATTCTGGCACAAGGCGATACGAGATAGAAACGCTTTGTATGGAATATCTAAAAAAACGTCCGGGTGAAACGCTACTTTTCGATATTATAAATTTGAAAAATTTATTTTTGGAAAAATTAAAAAAAGAAAAGTTAGATCGAGTTTTTTTTGATATAGAAATGCCATTGCTTTCAGTATTATTCAGGATGGAAAAGACAGGAATAAAGATTGATGAAAAACTTTTATCTGGTCTTTCTGCTGATTTTGAAAAAAGATTAATGCAGATTGATAAAAAAATATATACATTTGCCGGCGAAGAATTTAATATCGATTCTCCTCAACAGTTGCAGGTTATTTTATATGAAAAATTGGGGTTAAAACCAAAGGGCGGAAGGATAAAACGAGGAAAAACAGGGCTTTCAACTGCAGTGTCAGAATTAACCAAGCTTTTGGGTAGACATGAAATTATTGAATTTATCATGGAACATCGCGAGCTTACAAAGCTGAAAAATACTTATATTGATACCTTGCCTAAACAGATGGATAAAAATAATAGAGTCCATAGTACGTTTAATCAAACAATAACGGCAACCGGTAGACTGTCATCAAGTGAGCCAAATGTACAAAACATTCCGATTAGAACAGAGCTTGGGCGAGGAATTCGTAAGGCATTTATTGCAGACAGTGGTTATGTTTTAGCCTCACTTGATTATTCACAAATAGAGCTTCGTTTAGCGGCCGCCTTGGCAGGCGAGAAGCATATGATTAAAGCTTTTGAACGCGGAGACGATATTCATAGAGAAACAGCAGCAGAGGTTTTTGGCGTAAAACCAGAGGGAGTTACAAAAGAAATGCGAAGAAAAGCAAAGGCAGTTAATTTTGGTGTTTTGTATGGGATGGGCGTGCAAGGTCTTAGCCGAAGTATAAAATCATCTATGGCCGAAGCGCAGGATTTTTTGGATAGATACTATTCTAGCCATCCGGCAATTATGGAATATATTGATAGAACGAAAGCACTGGCTTATAAGATTGGCTACGTTGAAACAATTTTTGGCAGGCGCCGTTATTTACCAGAAATAAAATCTTATATTGAGCCAGTGCGCGCGTCCGCAGAAAGAATGGCAATAAATATGCCGATTCAGGGCACTGCCGCCGATATAATAAAAATGGCGATGATTGAATTGCAGAAAAATGTAGTCAAAGACGACGTGAGAATGGTATTACAAGTGCATGACGAACTAGTTTTTGAAATAAAAAAAGGAAAAGAGAAAAAAGCGGTCAGCACTATAAAAGAAGTGATGGAGCACATCTATAAATTACAAGTCCCGCTGGAGGTGGATGTGGAGATTGGGAATAATTGGAGTTAA